From one Erinaceus europaeus chromosome 4, mEriEur2.1, whole genome shotgun sequence genomic stretch:
- the LOC132538040 gene encoding histone H2B type 1-C/E/F/G/I, which yields MPEPAKSAPAPKKGSKKAVTKAQKKDGKKRKRSRKESYSVYVYKVLKQVHPDTGISSKAMGIMNSFVNDIFERIAGEASRLAHYNKRSTITSREIQTAVRLLLPGELAKHAVSEGTKAVTKYTSSK from the coding sequence ATGCCTGAACCAGCGAAGTCCGCTCCTGCCCCGAAGAAGGGCTCCAAGAAAGCCGTTACCAAGGCGCAGAAGAAGGATGGCAAGAAGCGCAAGCGCAGCCGCAAGGAGAGCTACTCCGTCTACGTCTacaaggtgctgaagcaggtccacCCCGACACCGGCATCTCGTCCAAGGCGATGGGCATCATGAACTCCTTCGTGAACGACATCTTCGAGCGCATCGCCGGCGAGGCTTCCCGCCTGGCGCACTACAACAAGCGCTCGACCATCACCTCCAGGGAGATCCAGACTGCCGTGCGCCTGCTGCTGCCTGGAGAGCTGGCCAAGCACGCCGTGTCGGAGGGCACCAAGGCCGTCACCAAGTACACCAGCTCTAAGTGA
- the LOC132538039 gene encoding histone H2A type 2-C-like has product MSGRGKQGGKARAKAKTRSSRAGLQFPVGRVHRLLRKGNYSERVGAGAPVYLAAVLEYLTAEILELAGNAARDNKKTRIIPRHLQLAIRNDEELNKLLGKVTIAQGGVLPNIQAVLLPKKTESHKAK; this is encoded by the coding sequence ATGTCCGGACGAGGCAAGCAAGGAGGCAAGGCTCGCGCCAAAGCCAAGACCCGCTCCTCCCGGGCCGGCCTGCAGTTCCCGGTGGGCCGAGTGCACCGCCTGCTCCGCAAGGGCAACTACTCGGAGCGCGTCGGAGCCGGCGCCCCTGTGTACCTGGCGGCGGTGCTGGAGTACCTGACGGCCGAGATCCTGGAGCTGGCGGGCAACGCGGCCCGCGACAACAAGAAGACCCGCATCATCCCGCGCCACTTGCAGCTGGCCATCCGCAACGACGAGGAGCTCAACAAGCTGCTGGGGAAAGTCACCATCGCTCAGGGTGGTGTCTTGCCCAACATCCAGGCCGTGTTGCTGCCTAAGAAAACTGAGAGCCACAAGGCTAAATAA